A window of the Gossypium hirsutum isolate 1008001.06 chromosome A05, Gossypium_hirsutum_v2.1, whole genome shotgun sequence genome harbors these coding sequences:
- the LOC121229512 gene encoding protein CELLULOSE SYNTHASE INTERACTIVE 3 produces the protein MSKSPSPEPREWGPLSSSKLRDLNGTTGVDNSDDTVAAVARFIEQLHAYTSSPSEKELITARVLSIAKERKEARTLIGSHGQAMPLFISILRSGTPLAKLNVAATLTVLCKDEDLRLKVLLGGCIPPLLSLLKSESTEARKAAAEAIFEVSSGGLSDDHVGMKIFVTEGVVPTLWEQLSPKSKQDKVVEGFVTGALRNLCSEKDGYWRATLKAGGVDVIVGLLSSDNSAAQSNAASLLARLMLAFSDSIPKVIDSGAVKALLRLVGQNNDTSVRSSAADALEALSSMSTAAKKAVVDANGIHILIGAVVAPSKECMQGEHAQALQRHATHALANICGGMSALILYLGELSKSSRLAAPVADIIGALAYAVMVFEQTTGLDEEPFDVAQIEDVLVMLLKPRDNKLVQDRVLEAMASLYGNTYLSQWLNHAEAKRVLIGLITMSAADVQEHLILSLTRLCCDKVSVWDAIGNREGIQLLISLLGLSSEQHQEHSVQLLAILTDQVDDCKWAITAAGGIPPLVQLLEMGSQKAREDAAHILWNLCCHSEDIRACVESAGAIPAFLWLLRSGGPKGQEASAKALTKLVRTADSATINQLLALLLGDTPITKAHIIRILGHVLTMAPHQDLVFKGSAANKGLKSLVQVLNSSNEETQEYAASVLADLFSTRKDICDSLVADEIVQPCMKLLTSKAQVVATQSARVLGALSHPSKSKAANKMSYIAAADVKPLIKLAKTSLIGAAETAVAALANLLSDSHIAAEALAEDVVLALTRVLGDGSLEGKKNSSRALHQLLKHFPVSDVLIGNSQCRFAVLALVDSLNAMDMDTTDAADALEVVALLSRTKKGVNLTYPPWSVLAEDPSSLEPLVQCLAEGPPPLQDKSIEILSRLCGDQPVVLSDLLVARSTSICSLADRTMHSANLEVRVGGAALLTCTAKEHKQQSMDVLDRSGYLKPLIEALVDMAKKNSRCTSLEIEVRGRAPREFIERTAFQEGEEFDVPDPAIVLGGTVALWLLLILSSCLPKNRITIMEAGGLEVLSDKLANYASNPLAEFEDTEGIWISALLLAILFQDENVVLSPATMRIIPSLALLLRSEEVIDRYFAAQAMASLVSNGSKGVSLVIANSGAVGGMITLIGYGESDMPNLVTLSEEFSLVQNPGQVVLEHLFEIEDVRVGSTARKSIPLLVDLLRPIPDRPGAPSIAVQLLTRIADGSDTNKLIMGEAGALDALTKYLSLSPQDSTEADICELLRILFRNQELIQYEASLSSLNQLIAVLRLGSKNARFSAARALHQIFYAEHVIDSELARQAVQPLVDMLCAASESEQEAALVALIKLTCGNASKAALMTDVEGNPLESLHKILSSASSLELKTNAAQLCFVLFGHTKFRADPIASECILPLITLMQSDTSTAVESGVHAFERLLDDEQQVELAAAYDIVDLLVGLISGRNHQLIEASICALIKLGKDRTTLKSDMVKAGVIDNCLEVLPLASSSLSSSIAELFRILTNSSAIARSSDAAKIIEPLFMVLLRPDFGLWGQHSALQALVNILEKPQSLAALKLTPSQVIEPLISFLESPYQAIQQLGTELLTHLLAQEHFQQDITTKNAVVPLVQLAGIGILDLQQTAIKALEKISASWPKAVADAGGIFELSKVIIQDDPQPPHALWESAAFILSNVLRSNAEYYFKGPIIVLVKMLHSTLESTITVALNALIVHERSDPSSVEQMTEAGAIDALLNLLRSHQCEEASGRLLEALFNNVRIREMKVSKYAIAPLAQYLLDPQTRSDSGRLLATLALGDLSQHEGHARASDSVSACRALVSLLEDQPTEDMKMVAICALQNFVMRSRTNRRAVAEAGGILVIQELLLSPNSEVASQAALLIKFLFSNHTLQEYISNELIRSLTAALERELWSNATINEEVLRTLNVIFANFPKLQISEAATLCIPHLVAALKSGSEGAQESVLDTMCLLKHSWSTMPIEIARSQSMIAAEAIPILQMLMKTCPPSFHERADSLLHCLPGCLTVTIKRGNNLKQAMGATNAFCRLTIGNGPPRQTKVVNHSTTPEWKEGFTWAFDVPPKGQKLHIICKSKNTFGKTTLGRVTIQIDKVVTEGVYSGLFSLNHDSNKDGSSRTLEIEIIWSNRTENDENI, from the exons ATGTCAAAGTCTCCGTCCCCTGAACCGCGAGAATGGGGACCCTTATCTTCATCGAAGCTTAG GGATTTGAATGGAACGACTGGAGTGGATAATTCTGACGATACAGTGGCAGCAGTTGCTCGTTTTATTGAGCAACTGCATGCCTACACGTCCTCACCAAGTGAGAAAGAACTTATTACAGCACGTGTGCTGAGTATTgccaaagaaagaaaagaggcAAGAACACTTATTGGTTCCCATGGCCAAGCAATGCCATTGTTTATATCCATTCTCAGGAGCGGCACCCCTTTAGCAAAACTCAATGTTGCTGCAACTCTGACTGTGTTATGCAAAGATGAGGACTTACGGCTGAAGGTGCTTCTAGGTGGATGTATTCCACCATTACTCTCGCTTTTGAAGTCTGAATCAACTGAGGCCCGGAAGGCAGCAGCAGAGGCCATATTTGAAGTTTCCTCTGGTGGTCTTTCAGATGATCATGTTGGTATGAAAATATTTGTTACAGAAGGTGTTGTGCCAACTTTATGGGAACAACTCAGTCCAAAAAGCAAGCAGGACAAAGTGGTAGAAGGGTTTGTTACCGGTGCTTTGAGGAACCTTTGCAGTGAGAAGGATGGTTATTGGAGAGCAACACTTAAGGCTGGAGGAGTAGATGTAATTGTGGGTCTTCTCTCTTCTGATAATTCTGCTGCCCAATCCAATGCAGCTTCCCTTTTGGCCAGATTGATGTTGGCATTCAGTGATAGCATCCCAAAAGTTATAGATTCTGGAGCTGTCAAAGCCTTGCTTCGGCTTGTAGGTCAAAATAATGATACTTCTGTCCGTTCAAGTGCTGCAGATGCCTTGGAAGCCCTTTCTTCAATGTCAACTGCAGCAAAAAAGGCAGTCGTAGATGCAAATGGTATTCATATTCTTATTGGGGCTGTTGTTGCTCCTTCTAAAGAGTGCATGCAAGGAGAGCATGCCCAAGCTTTGCAGCGCCATGCAACACATGCTTTAGCAAATATCTGTGGAGGGATGTCTGCTTTGATACTTTATCTTGGAGAATTATCAAAATCTTCTCGCTTAGCTGCACCGGTTGCTGACATAATTGGAGCACTTGCTTACGCTGTAATGGTGTTTGAGCAGACTACTGGTCTTGATGAGGAACCCTTTGATGTAGCACAGATAGAGGATGTATTAGTTATGTTACTCAAGCCTCGTGATAATAAGCTAGTCCAAGATCGCGTCCTTGAGGCCATGGCAAGCTTGTATGGTAACACGTACCTCTCACAATGGCTCAATCATGCAGAAGCAAAAAGAGTGCTTATTGGACTCATAACAATGTCTGCTGCTGATGTCCAGGAGCATCTAATACTTTCTTTAACCAGATTATGCTGTGACAAAGTCAGTGTTTGGGATGCTATTGGTAACCGAGAAGGTATTCAGTTGCTCATATCATTGTTGGGTTTATCCAGCGAACAGCACCAAGAGCATTCAGTACAGTTGCTAGCCATCCTGACTGATCAGGTTGATGACTGCAAGTGGGCCATTACTGCTGCTGGTGGGATTCCTCCATTGGTGCAGTTGCTGGAGATGGGATCTCAGAAGGCAAGGGAGGATGCTGCACATATTCTATGGAATTTATGCTGTCACAGTGAAGACATCCGTGCCTGCGTTGAAAGTGCAGGTGCGATACCAGCTTTCTTATGGCTCTTAAGAAGTGGTGGACCAAAAGGACAGGAAGCATCAGCTAAGGCTCTTACAAAGCTTGTCCGAACAGCTGATTCTGCCACTATTAATCAATTGCTAGCTTTGCTCTTGGGAGATACTCCAATCACAAAGGCCCATATAATTAGAATTTTGGGCCATGTACTCACAATGGCACCACACCAGGATCTTGTGTTTAAGGGATCTGCAGCTAACAAAGGACTGAAGTCTCTTGTCCAGGTTCTCAACTCCTCAAATGAAGAAACTCAAGAGTATGCAGCTTCTGTCCTAGCTGATCTATTCAGTACAAGAAAAGATATATGCGATAGTCTTGTAGCTGATGAAATTGTACAACCTTGCATGAAGCTTTTGACTAGCAAGGCTCAAGTTGTTGCAACTCAGTCTGCTCGAGTGTTGGGTGCCCTTTCTCACCCAAGCAAGTCTAAAGCTGCTAATAAGATGTCTTACATTGCAGCAGCAGATGTcaaacctctaattaaattagCAAAAACTTCTCTCATTGGGGCTGCTGAAACCGCTGTTGCTGCCTTGGCCAATCTTCTCTCTGATTCTCATATTGCTGCTGAAGCACTAGCTGAAGATGTTGTTTTGGCTTTGACAAGAGTGCTGGGAGATGGAAGTTTAGAAGGTAAAAAGAATTCATCAAGGGCTCTTCATCAATTACTAAAGCATTTTCCAGTCAGTGATGTGCTCATAGGAAATTCTCAGTGTCGTTTTGCTGTTCTTGCACTTGTTGATTCCTTAAATGCAATGGATATGGACACCACTGATGCTGCagatgctttagaagtggttgcACTCTTGTCTAGAACAAAAAAGGGTGTGAATTTAACTTATCCACCTTGGTCTGTGCTTGCTGAGGATCCTTCAAGTTTAGAGCCTCTTGTGCAATGCCTTGCTGAGGGGCCTCCTCCACTTCAAGATAAGTCCATAGAAATTTTGTCTAGGCTTTGTGGGGATCAACCAGTTGTTCTCAGTGATCTATTGGTTGCAAGATCAACATCTATATGTTCATTAGCCGACAGAACAATGCACTCTGCCAATTTGGAAGTCAGAGTTGGAGGAGCTGCACTTCTCACATGTACTGCAAAAGAACATAAACAGCAGTCAATGGATGTACTTGATCGGTCTGGGTATTTAAAACCTCTCATAGAAGCTTTAGTGGATATGGCAAAGAAGAATTCAAGATGTACCTCTTTAGAAATTGAGGTCAGAGGTAGAGCCCCAAGAGAATTTATTGAAAGAACAGCATTCCAGGAAGGCGAGGAGTTTGATGTCCCTGATCCTGCTATTGTATTGGGTGGAACTgttgctttgtggttattgttgataCTGTCTTCATGTCTTCCAAAAAACAGAATTACCATAATGGAAGCTGGTGGACTTGAGGTTCTATCTGACAAGCTTGCAAATTATGCTTCCAATCCTCTG GCAGAATTTGAGGATACAGAAGGTATATGGATAAGTGCCCTGCTTCTAGCTATTTTGTTCCAAGATGAAAATGTTGTTTTATCTCCAGCAACCATGCGCATCATACCGTCACTTGCTCTTCTGTTGAGATCTGAAGAAGTTATTGACAGATATTTTGCTGCTCAGGCAATGGCCAGTCTAGTTTCTAACGGAAGCAAGGGAGTAAGTCTTGTCATTGCAAATTCTGGTGCAGTTGGTGGAATGATAACATTGATTGGCTATGGGGAATCGGATATGCCCAATTTAGTTACCTTGTCTGAAGAGTTTTCTCTTGTACAAAATCCTGGTCAAGTTGTTTTAGAACATCTTTTTGAAATTGAAGATGTGAGAGTTGGCTCTACTGCACGGAAATCTATTCCTCTTTTAGTGGATCTCCTGAGACCAATACCAGATAGGCCTGGAGCTCCTTCAATTGCCGTTCAACTCTTAACCCGCATTGCAGATGGAAGTGATACAAATAAATTAATCATGGGCGAAGCTGGAGCCCTTGATGCTTTAACAAAATATCTGTCTTTGAGTCCTCAAGACTCAACAGAGGCTGATATATGCGAATTGCTCAGGATATTATTTAGAAATCAAGAACTTATTCAATACGAGGCATCACTTAGTTCCTTGAATCAACTTATAGCTGTTCTGCGCCTGGGTTCTAAAAATGCTAGGTTCAGTGCTGCGAGGGCTCTTCATCAAATTTTTTATGCTGAACATGTTATTGATTCCGAGTTAGCCAGGCAGGCCGTACAACCATTGGTTGACATGCTATGTGCTGCATCAGAGAGTGAGCAAGAGGCTGCTCTTGTTGCCTTGATCAAGTTAACTTGTGGGAATGCTTCAAAAGCTGCTTTAATGACTGATGTGGAAGGAAACCCGCTCGAGAGTCTACACAAAATCTTGTCTTCGGCTTCATCATTGGAATTGAAAACAAATGCTGCACAACTTTGTTTTGTTCTCTTTGGACATACTAAATTTAGAGCAGATCCTATAGCCTCCGAATGCATACTGCCCCTTATTACTCTTATGCAGTCTGATACTAGTACTGCAGTGGAGTCTGGAGTCCATGCTTTTGAGAGATTGTTGGATGATGAGCAACAGGTGGAGCTTGCAGCAGCATATGACATTGTGGATCTCCTTGTTGGCTTGATTTCTGGAAGAAACCATCAGCTTATCGAGGCCAGCATATGTGCACTCATAAAGTTGGGAAAAGACCGCACGACACTCAAATCAGACATGGTCAAAGCTGGAGTTATTGATAACTGTCTTGAGGTACTCCCTCTCGCGTCCAGTTCATTGTCATCCTCAATCGCAGAGTTGTTCCGGATTTTGACAAATAGTAGTGCCATTGCTAGAAGTTCAGATGCTGCAAAAATAATAGAGCCTCTTTTCATGGTTTTACTTCGACCAGATTTCGGTTTGTGGGGACAGCACAGTGCCTTGCAAGCACTTGTAAATATCTTGGAGAAGCCACAAAGCCTTGCAGCTCTGAAATTGACCCCCAGTCAAGTCATCGAGCCTCTGATTTCATTTTTGGAATCTCCATATCAAGCTATTCAGCAGCTTGGAACAGAATTATTGACCCATCTTCTTGCACAGGAACATTTCCAGCAAGACATTACAACGAAAAATGCAGTTGTACCGCTGGTACAGCTTGCTGGAATTGGAATATTGGATCTGCAGCAAACAGCAATTAAAGCTTTGGAAAAGATCTCTGCTAGTTGGCCAAAGGCAGTTGCTGATGCTGGAggtatttttgagctttcaaaagtCATTATTCAAGATGATCCTCAGCCTCCTCATGCGCTTTGGGAATCAGCTGCTTTTATTCTCTCCAATGTTCTGCGTTCCAATGCTGAGTACTATTTTAAAGGTCCTATAATAGTTCTGGTCAAAATGTTGCACTCCACACTGGAGAGCACCATTACCGTGGCTCTCAATGCCTTGATTGTCCATGAAAGGAGTGATCCTTCAAGTGTTGAACAGATGACTGAAGCTGGAGCTATAGATGCATTGTTGAATCTACTAAGATCTCACCAGTGTGAAGAAGCTTCCGGCAGACTGCTTGAAGCTTTATTTAACAATGTAAGGATACGAGAGATGAAGGTTTCTAAGTACGCCATTGCACCCTTAGCACAGTACCTGTTAGATCCGCAGACAAGATCAGATTCTGGCAGGCTCCTTGCAACTTTAGCTCTTGGAGACCTCTCCCAGCATGAAGGACATGCTAGAGCAAGTGATTCTGTTTCTGCATGTCGTGCACTTGTAAGCTTGCTTGAAGATCAGCCAACAGAAGACATGAAAATGGTTGCAATTTGTGCATTGCAGAACTTTGTCATGCGGAGTAGAACTAATAGGCGAGCTGTTGCTGAAGCAGGTGGCATATTAGTTATTCAGGAACTTTTACTTTCTCCTAATTCAGAAGTCGCTTCTCAGGCAGCACTGCTGATCAAATTCTTATTCTCTAATCACACACTTCAAGAATACATATCAAACGAGCTCATCAGATCTTTGACAG CTGCCTTAGAGAGAGAATTGTGGTCTAATGCAACTATTAATGAAGAAGTCTTGAGAACATTAAATGTGATATTCGCCAACTTTCCTAAGCTCCAAATTTCTGAAGCAGCTACCCTGTGTATTCCCCATCTCGTAGCAGCACTAAAGTCAGGGAGTGAGGGTGCCCAAGAATCTGTATTAGACACCATGTGCTTGTTAAAACATTCTTGGTCAACCATGCCAATAGAAATTGCAAGATCTCAATCAATGATTGCAGCTGAAGCAATTCCTATCTTGCAAATGCTGATGAAAACCTGTCCTCCAAGTTTCCATGAGAGAGCAGATAGCCTATTGCACTGCTTGCCAGGCTGTTTGACTGTTACCATCAAGCGTGGCAACAACCTAAAGCAAGCCATGGGAGCCACAAATGCATTTTGCCGATTGACAATCGGTAATGGACCACCCCGGCAAACCAAG GTCGTGAACCACAGTACTACTCCCGAGTGGAAAGAAGGATTCACATGGGCTTTTGATGTGCCCCCAAAGGGACAAAAGCTCCATATCATATGCAAAAgtaaaaatacttttgggaag ACAACATTAGGAAGGGTGACTATTCAGATCGACAAAGTCGTAACAGAGGGAGTATACAGTGGTTTATTCAGCCTGAATCATGATAGCAACAAAGATGGATCTTCCAGAACGCTTGAAATCGAGATAATTTGGTCCAACAGGacagaaaatgatgaaaacataTGA